The following nucleotide sequence is from Leptotrichia massiliensis.
TATTCTCAAAGCACTTTTTCAAAACTTCTTCTATTTTCATTTTTACAATATTTGGAAAAATTTTTTCTAAATTTATATCTTTTGTTTCTATTAAATTAATTCTATCGTTAATTTCTTCAATATCAGAAATTTTTAATATAGTAAATTTATAATCGCCAAAAAATAAATCCTTCTCGTTAATCAAAATATGATTATCATCTTGAAAAATAATATCACCTAAAACATCCTCTAAATCATAAACTTTTATTAATTTATTTTTTTTAATTTCATCGTCTTCTACAATAATATCTTTTATAACATTTTTTCCTGCTCTTATAATTTTTACTCCGTATTTTCTTATAATTTCTTCTTCGTTTTCATCTTCTTCATCACAAAAATGAAACCAAAAAAACTCATCTGAATTTTTAATTAAATAGCCATTGTTATTCCAATCTCTGTCATAAGAAATTTGTAATCTTATTTTATTTTTTATAAAATATTCAAATAAATGTTCAAAAAAATTATCTTTTCTTAAAATAA
It contains:
- a CDS encoding transposase; translation: MKKILEKIGKDELLEYSRLGDRFSVGNYIGNSNNFHIFTSINPYGKYEGYKFLKDEELKKLGRKKWYLELMKKKIRERTLNKGKTVILRKDNFFEHLFEYFIKNKIRLQISYDRDWNNNGYLIKNSDEFFWFHFCDEEDENEEEIIRKYGVKIIRAGKNVIKDIIVEDDEIKKNKLIKVYDLEDVLGDIIFQDDNHILINEKDLFFGDYKFTILKISDIEEINDRINLIETKDINLEKIFPNIVKMKIEEVLKKCFENKILVHFEHEKSYSEKFGIIERFDNKKIILKEIDKMTGIFVAKSEILVEDVSFLFVRNCKVLGIEK